From one Deltaproteobacteria bacterium genomic stretch:
- a CDS encoding YkgJ family cysteine cluster protein → MGNSYNCEQVYFAFKSGSLKYDCNLCGKCCSNINIIDTPSHFISSPSLQNIQAFLATSHQSDPLLSFYNFADGCRFYKNGCELHFKQSKLAKPLVCQLFPFSRLIDIDGLLSLLPHQRCPWHASGDSPSEQSDYTQLYDILAELLSAGMQPIKIESHTFMPSNTRRKIEEKILQSLPDTTENVSEILFHIANKQAEISGPIITAPDLDLWLDLLRSAGSPPPLNIYDQNLLLASIPSLRILLSENLPFKAIPTALSAFELWLRTLAELGNLNLSGENLMHLFEMSRPLLKILTYAGLPVPWGQVHFPPILMQIRQIVRASDDLSLGELLLLYLRHDKYGAVSILAQLGAAFPAL, encoded by the coding sequence GTGGGTAATTCTTACAATTGCGAACAAGTATATTTCGCTTTTAAATCAGGCTCACTTAAATATGATTGTAATTTATGTGGTAAATGCTGCAGCAATATAAACATTATAGATACACCTTCACATTTTATTTCATCTCCATCATTGCAAAATATTCAAGCGTTTTTGGCGACTTCTCATCAATCTGACCCATTATTGTCGTTTTATAACTTTGCTGATGGTTGCCGATTTTATAAAAATGGCTGTGAATTACATTTTAAACAAAGCAAATTAGCTAAGCCATTGGTTTGCCAGCTTTTTCCATTTTCACGTTTGATTGATATCGACGGTCTATTATCACTATTGCCGCATCAGCGCTGTCCTTGGCATGCAAGTGGTGATAGTCCTTCTGAACAATCTGATTATACACAATTATACGATATTTTAGCTGAATTACTTAGTGCTGGTATGCAGCCCATAAAAATTGAATCGCATACTTTTATGCCTAGTAATACTAGACGTAAAATTGAAGAAAAAATTCTCCAGAGTTTGCCTGATACTACTGAAAATGTTAGTGAAATTTTATTTCATATAGCCAATAAGCAAGCAGAAATTAGTGGCCCTATAATAACTGCACCTGATTTAGATTTATGGCTTGACCTATTGCGTAGCGCTGGTAGCCCTCCTCCATTAAATATATACGATCAAAATTTGTTACTAGCTAGTATTCCTTCACTACGCATTTTGCTTTCTGAGAATCTACCATTTAAAGCTATCCCTACAGCGCTATCTGCATTTGAATTATGGCTACGTACTTTAGCTGAACTGGGCAATTTAAATTTGTCAGGCGAAAATTTAATGCATCTATTTGAAATGAGTCGCCCTCTATTAAAAATATTAACTTATGCTGGATTGCCGGTACCATGGGGACAAGTACACTTTCCTCCTATCTTAATGCAAATTCGTCAAATAGTGCGCGCCTCTGACGATTTATCGCTTGGTGAATTATTATTACTATATTTACGCCATGATAAATATGGGGCAGTAAGCATATTAGCGCAATTAGGCGCGGCATTTCCTGCCTTATAA
- a CDS encoding amino acid ABC transporter substrate-binding protein: MRFLDAKSKNYSKHLVWVFLTCWLLITIGCSSDSTKNGPAIGVLIDYTGVAAADGFNHERGILLAAKLMDEAQDGDHSFHFIFRDSQADPKIARRETLELINEGVVAVIGPSNDELVEAVAQPLFEADILLFSALATIGDHATIEKPWCRMSPGNIFGSTTPALIGENMANLLVDREQLHVLIVSDNNIYDFELVKGFKDKLLEKGGEIVNEFSIQTVAAQDIANTQANNNIDGVLLATNILPAAELISEVMAVSSVVPNWFFTPRLKSEVLFLNTPSGALEGATGLSLYIPYLAQVCREDQPEKCFVKQFENAWGDKPFEETYFVYDTAAVLMIALEQALHTGDGNIDRATLTQNILNIGNASRDGIQVEWNDFSVALSAIKNGQNVLYSGLTGPIRFRNTGERLGGQTTVFTVKNNKFVEDIR, encoded by the coding sequence ATGCGCTTTTTAGATGCTAAAAGTAAAAATTATAGTAAGCATCTTGTATGGGTTTTCTTAACTTGCTGGCTATTAATCACTATTGGTTGCAGCTCTGATTCAACTAAAAATGGCCCAGCTATCGGCGTGTTAATCGATTACACAGGGGTAGCAGCTGCAGATGGTTTTAACCACGAGCGAGGTATTCTTCTTGCGGCTAAGTTAATGGATGAAGCACAAGATGGTGATCATTCATTTCATTTTATCTTTCGTGATTCACAGGCTGATCCCAAAATAGCACGACGTGAAACTTTAGAACTGATTAATGAAGGCGTAGTTGCAGTTATTGGACCGAGTAATGATGAACTTGTAGAAGCTGTTGCACAGCCTCTTTTTGAAGCTGATATTTTATTGTTTTCAGCATTAGCCACTATCGGCGATCATGCTACTATTGAAAAACCATGGTGTCGTATGTCACCGGGTAATATTTTTGGTTCTACTACGCCTGCGCTAATTGGCGAAAATATGGCTAACTTATTAGTCGATAGAGAACAATTACATGTTCTTATTGTTAGTGATAATAATATATATGACTTTGAACTAGTAAAAGGTTTTAAAGATAAGCTGCTTGAAAAAGGTGGGGAGATTGTAAATGAGTTCTCGATACAAACTGTTGCAGCTCAAGATATTGCAAACACCCAGGCAAATAATAATATTGATGGTGTATTACTTGCGACTAATATATTGCCTGCTGCAGAACTTATCTCTGAAGTTATGGCAGTATCTTCGGTTGTACCAAATTGGTTTTTTACACCTCGACTTAAGTCTGAAGTTTTATTTTTAAACACCCCAAGTGGTGCATTAGAAGGTGCGACTGGCTTATCGTTGTATATTCCATATCTTGCGCAAGTTTGTCGTGAAGATCAACCTGAGAAATGTTTTGTCAAGCAATTTGAAAACGCTTGGGGAGATAAACCTTTTGAAGAAACTTATTTTGTTTATGATACAGCAGCGGTTTTAATGATCGCGCTTGAGCAGGCATTACATACTGGTGATGGTAATATTGATCGAGCAACATTAACTCAAAACATACTTAATATTGGCAATGCTTCACGTGATGGTATCCAAGTAGAGTGGAATGATTTTTCTGTTGCTCTTAGTGCAATTAAAAATGGACAAAACGTTTTATACTCAGGTTTAACTGGTCCCATCCGTTTTAGAAATACTGGTGAACGGCTTGGCGGACAAACCACGGTTTTTACCGTTAAAAACAATAAGTTTGTTGAAGATATTAGGTAG